CTTGTACAACATCTGTAGATGGCATCAAGTTATATGCAGTAACGGAAAATGCATTTCCGCTTGAATAATTAAAACTAATTGATTGCTCTGTACGATTCACGTCCATGTGTTGAACTTGTAATGTTCCGTTTGCATTTGGAGCGATGTAATCTACACCAACATGTCCGGATGCATTGCTAATTCTATATTCGATACTTAATGTTGCTGCAGTTACAGGAGTTGTTTGAGGTTTTACTTCGTTCTCTTTTGAGCAAGAAACCGTTAAAACACTTACCAATAAAGCAACACAGATAAATAAATTTTTCATTTTTTTGTTTCAGTTTGTTATTTCCGAGTGCAAAAGTACTCTTTTTCTGATACAAAACAAATATTTGTCGTTATATTTACATTATTTAACGATAAATCTATTAACAAAATCGACAAATGCCTGTTTAAAAGTGCTGAAATTCAAGCCTGTATTGAAATTTCATTTTTGGGGAAGATTCGATGATTTCGATGAAATATAGGATAATGAGCTTTTGTCAGGCGGCACTGATTTATAATTCCAGATGAAATTTGGCTTGATTTGAATATTTGGTCATGCTACTGAAGCGGAAAGCTATTGGGATAAATCAGCAACTTTACGGAAAGCCTCCATTGCTTCTTGTTTCATCCTTTTAATAATTTCCCCACATGGCAAAATATCATTGATCAACTCTACACTTTGCCCGGCACACCACAAGGTTTGGTAATTTCCCGGTTTAACGGATTGTTCCAGTTTTTTCATGCCACTAATCTGAACCCACATCTTAAAGTACTTTTTGGTTCTGGAGTTATTCGACAATAATTTCTCAAACCAATTTTGTTTGTATCCTATCTTTTTAGCAAAAGGTGTATTAATGATAGTACAAGGTGTACCTGATATTTTTTCAGTCAACACAATATCTGTCATCTTAGAACTCACCACCGCATTTTTATAGTCTTGACTCACCCCAGCCTCAGTGCTGGCAATAAAACGCGTTCCAACAGAAACACCAGCAGCACCAATTGCGAGCATCGACACCACTCCTGCTCCATCTGCAATTCCTCCGGCAGCAATCACCGGAATATTCGGGAACTTCCGCTGTAAAGCAGGAACAATAATTTGCAGGGGATTTGGACCCGCATGTCCACCTGCACCTTGTCCAACAGCAATAAAACCATCACAACCTAAATCCGCACACTTTTGAGCATGCTCCAAATTGGTTACGTCACAAAACACTTTCGCCCCGTAACTATGCGCTTGCTCAATCACTTGTTTCGGACTACCAAGAGAGGTAATATAAAAAGGAACTTTCTTGGCAACACATATTTTCAAGTGTTTTTCGTACAACGGATTTGTTTTTTGAACGATTAAATTCACCCCATAGGTTCCTTTTACTACTAATCCTGCTTTTGCATTATTCAAATGCTCCAACACCTGCTCCAATTCTCCTTCGTTCCTGTAGTTGAGCGTAGGAAAGGCTGCAGCAATCCCACCCTTCATTCCTTCCACAATCATAGCTTCATTGCTTACTAAAAACATGGGAGCCATAATCATTGGAAAATCAATTGAAAGTAATTGCGTGAGTTTCGTTTGCATTTGAATCTATTTTATATTGATTAATCGACAAAAAATTATATTTTTGGAGAAACAAAATTAGTCAATTAAAACTTCCAAATATGGCAATTACTCGAATATTTGATATCCTACCCCAACTTAAGGAGAAATACAACAAACCCAATGCGTTGGCAGCGAAAGAAAATGGGAAATGGAGAACCTATTCCACTCAGGAATTTATTGATTATGTTAACAATCTTAGCTATGGCTTGTATAATTTAGGACTGGAACGTGAAGATAAAATTGCCATCATTGCAAATAACCGTCCCGAATGGAATTTTGCAGATTTTGCCATTCAGCAATCCGGAGCAGTAAGTGTGCCTATCTATCCGACCATCAGTGAACATGATTTAACATTCATTTTAAATGATGCAAAATTAAATATGTTTTTGT
This sequence is a window from Bacteroidota bacterium. Protein-coding genes within it:
- a CDS encoding nitronate monooxygenase, producing MQTKLTQLLSIDFPMIMAPMFLVSNEAMIVEGMKGGIAAAFPTLNYRNEGELEQVLEHLNNAKAGLVVKGTYGVNLIVQKTNPLYEKHLKICVAKKVPFYITSLGSPKQVIEQAHSYGAKVFCDVTNLEHAQKCADLGCDGFIAVGQGAGGHAGPNPLQIIVPALQRKFPNIPVIAAGGIADGAGVVSMLAIGAAGVSVGTRFIASTEAGVSQDYKNAVVSSKMTDIVLTEKISGTPCTIINTPFAKKIGYKQNWFEKLLSNNSRTKKYFKMWVQISGMKKLEQSVKPGNYQTLWCAGQSVELINDILPCGEIIKRMKQEAMEAFRKVADLSQ
- a CDS encoding AMP-binding protein, producing the protein MAITRIFDILPQLKEKYNKPNALAAKENGKWRTYSTQEFIDYVNNLSYGLYNLGLEREDKIAIIANNRPEWNFADFAIQQSGAVSVPIYPTISEHDLTFILNDAKLNMFLFRMQRWLQK